A portion of the Chlamydiota bacterium genome contains these proteins:
- a CDS encoding tetratricopeptide repeat protein, with the protein MSGFGAWRRIGAGVAAAALSVSSLGLSYPAARKAVRGDEAYRRGDYGEALQRYSEALAEAPEEPRLFFNIGDVLYRQGGYPEAVKLFQRAAVTGDSRLRAKSWYNIGNAHYRSAAREGAPEAAGQAGDMEALKRSAASYIRALECAPDDLDAKYNLEFVQREIRKLEQQQQKQKNKEEEKEKEKEKDKRQEQQDKDDKDKEDEQDKPPQFTYRPAPDEE; encoded by the coding sequence ATGAGCGGATTCGGCGCGTGGAGGAGGATCGGGGCGGGCGTCGCCGCGGCGGCCCTCTCCGTCTCCTCTCTCGGCCTCTCGTATCCCGCCGCGCGGAAAGCCGTGCGGGGCGACGAGGCGTACCGGAGGGGCGACTACGGGGAGGCGCTGCAGCGCTACTCGGAGGCGCTGGCGGAGGCGCCCGAGGAGCCGCGGCTCTTCTTCAACATCGGCGACGTCCTCTACCGCCAGGGGGGCTACCCCGAGGCCGTGAAGTTGTTCCAGAGGGCCGCGGTGACGGGCGATTCGCGGCTCCGCGCGAAGTCGTGGTACAACATCGGCAACGCGCACTACCGCTCCGCCGCGCGGGAAGGCGCGCCGGAGGCGGCGGGGCAGGCCGGCGACATGGAGGCGCTGAAGCGGTCGGCCGCCTCCTACATCAGGGCGCTCGAGTGCGCCCCCGACGACCTGGACGCGAAGTACAACCTCGAGTTCGTCCAGCGAGAGATCCGGAAACTGGAACAGCAGCAGCAAAAGCAGAAAAACAAGGAGGAGGAGAAGGAAAAGGAGAAGGAGAAGGACAAGCGGCAGGAACAACAAGACAAGGATGATAAAGACAAAGAGGACGAGCAGGACAAGCCGCCCCAGTTCACCTATCGCCCTGCGCCGGACGAGGAGTGA